DNA from Drosophila suzukii chromosome 2R, CBGP_Dsuzu_IsoJpt1.0, whole genome shotgun sequence:
AATAGATGGCCAAGGGGTGGGCGAAACGGATCGGATTGGATCGGTCTGGCAGACAAGCGGCAAACCAAAAAATGACAGTTCGGATGTCAGGAGTGCTCGATGTTGACTTTAAAATCACATTCAAGAGCTCGCTCCGCACACTCAACTGGACTCGTATAAGCAGTTCAATTACACGACTCCCTGATGCATGCATGCACCGTCTGCCACGCCTACTCCCAACCACCCCCCTcccaccaccacccaccgcccacacacccacacaggCATGTTTATTGAAAGGTTACATGAATGACACACACGCCACAAAAACTGAAGCACCCACACAGACAGACATCGACCGCAGACACACACTCACTCAGGGGCGTACGAGGGAGTTTGACAGGGGGTTGGGGAGTTCGGCAATATAcccatttaattaaatttcgaTTAATTAATTAGTATTTATTAATCGGAAAGAACGTGAAAAAGTAAAAGATTTCGATGTGTAGATTAAAATTTTAAGGTTCGTCTTAAATATGAAAGacattaattaaacaaattgttaTAAACATAGGTCCCAAAATACCCGACAcctattaaaaatattataccCCAATGAACCCAAAAGTAAAACATGAAAGGAACCTAGTGTTACAATAGATTTAAGGAAAGAATAATATATCCTAAATACTGCAGTTATCTAGGTCTTATAATCGAcatgatttaatttttataatttggtATCATCGTTAAAAGCCACCATTCAACCCACAATGCTTAGTCAGAACGTTTTGCAGGCAAATTATAGCTCAGGTGTTggttataaattatataattagAATCCAACACAAAAAAATTGTTAGTGTCATAATACCAGGACATTTTCATATAGGGgttcaaattaaaaattatctttaaaaaGAATCTATAGATCAATTATTTTGTATAGAGGTCGTAACCCCACTAGGGTACGCCCCTGCACACATCTCACGCGCATAGGAGCATTTGCATTGTCTGTTGGTATCCCCTTTGATTCGTTCCTTTTTGGTTGCTTTTCATTGCATTAAGTGAATGTATCTGCATGCATATGCGACACGACAATAGCCGTGTATTTAGAGGGGGAAACGGGAGCAGCCCGCTGCCAATTGCAACAGACGCCGCCGTCTGGCAGCTCGTTACGTGCCATCACGAAAGGCCCCCATTTCGGGCCCAACTCCCCATCCGGAGTTCCCCAATCGGACCCCCTCTTAAAGACCTGTTCGTTCCGATTTAAGTTCGACTTTTTTGTGTTGGGTCATTGCCTACTTTTTGGGGCCCACGCGCTTCCTGTCTTTTCGGTTAGCCAACGCTTGATGGATGATTTTTGACCAATTGATTGATGTGCGAATTTTCCAAAGTTGACAAAGATTTCAGGTTCCACAGAAAACGGACGGCCACGTGGTCACTTTATGGCATAACTAGCCCCAACATTAATGGGTTAATTGGAATAACCAACCCTTGTGTCGGGACTCCTTTTTAACTTCCAGCACGGAAAGGAAATTTaagatataacaaaaatatgcctataataatattataccattatatttttaaatcattttctCTTAGCTTCAATTTATTCACCGAACTTAGGAATTAAACACAAGCTTCTAGAACCTAATAGTCAAATATGTTATTTTTCAGTCAGTTTCAAGAAGcgatttcatttgatttttgaaattttaaatctatATTATcctttcttttaatttaatcaaTAAACCAAagttttaatttcatttttctgTGTATAAGCATAGAAGCAATTACTTATCTCCCCCCAGCAATATTTCAATGGGatcattaaaaatgtattacaaACTCAATTCCATAGACAGGAATTATATTTAGAGTTATGGTTCGACATAAACTTGTTTTCTAAACCATTTAACGACGTCCAATAAAAGTGTCAAACCCTGGGGTTCGAATGTTTCAGTGTTTTATGACTTTAATACGGCACCCCAAACACACTCTCTACGTGGCCAAAAAGCGTTTTTAATTAACAATTACCACATCAGGACAAGCCCAGGAACACGTGTCGAATTCTGTGGGTTACCTCGGGGCCTTGGGTGCCTAAAATTGAGATAATAGCTGGAAAATTAGAGAAGGGTCCCTTGGCAACTAGGGCCCCAGCCGAAATCAGTGGAGAGGGCTACCCTCAACTGACTGTTGTTTCTAATTTCATTGCGCGGGCGGCTACAAAATCCACAACATGAACGGAAGACTGAAAGCCAGACCGCACCTAAACGCATGACGCAGTCGGGAACCCCATTTTCCGAGCTTAAAAACCAACTgcttgcattttaattacgttGTTCTTTACACCTTAACGTGTTGAAATGCCATAAAAGACAACAAAAGCAACTGAGCCAACAAAGGGCAGCAACAGCCAAGTCGTGAAAAGGCTCAAAAGGAAAAAGGAAAGTGGAGAAAAGAGGTCGACGGTCGTTATAAGTCAGGATACCCTTTAAAGAAATTACAGAAACTACAAGAAAAGTATctcaaacaaataaataaccaTGATATTTTTTCGTTATCTATGAATTGTATAATTATAAACTATGAAATAAGCAGCACAAATTAGGATTTTGCGATAAAATTACACTAATGGTATagttaattatatataaactCTTACTTACGATGTTGTTTaagaaaattatattattgtataaagacaattttaattattttactattaaaagccaataaagaAGGATACATAAAAATGTTGCTTAGAAATACAATAATCTTTTGTTTAATCAAGGGTATTTTTGAAGGGTATTTTCATGTCGAGAGGTTGAAAAGGACCGTGCATGCCTGTGGAGCAATTAAAAGTAGCTATTTGCTATCCCACATGGCGGACGAGCGAATCGCCAGAATTCCCCGGCTCAAAGGTGTGGAAATGCCTGTGAGTTGGCCAATGGCGACTTGCGCTTAGTGCGCGTGTTTGGCTCCATTTCGGTTGCCTTTCTGATTCTGTTTGCCTTTTTCTGTCGAAGTGTGTGGTCAGCTGTGGTCAATGATAAAAGCGAAACGATAATTTCCGTTCGTGGACCTGGGCGGCAAAGTGACCATTGACATGCAAATTTTCATTTAGGGCGAAAGCTTTCTGACAGCACGAAATGGTGTCGGATTGGAAGGTCAGAGTTCATTCGCTTGTGCAGCTGCCTGCAGCTGAAATCTATttataatatacattttataagCGTAGCAGTAATGGAAAGACAATAGTTTCTCAAAAGCAGataaaggaaaaaaatatagCTAAAGTTAGTTTTACTCGTTATATTGAAAATAATTATACGAGTTTTTGAAACTTTGTTCAACGTGCCGCTAAGAGTCTTAAACTTAAACTTtcttaaaatgtatattttcttaatattttaaaacgtCTTAAAGAATTTCCTTACTTTGGACTATTAAAGACTACATAGCTGGTTAAATAAAAGTTATTAAGCTCCAAGTGTTGAATTTAAGAAAAAGAGATTTACTTTTCTTGATAAAGTAAACTTGAGGAGCTAGTTGATGCTCTTATTCTTTCTTGATTAGGCACTACAGGAAGTACACTAGTGTAAATAATGTAAGTTTGTTTAACTTTTTGCAAGATATTACGAAAGGTTTTCATTACTTTTAATGAAAATACGAAACTAAAACGACTTCtactgaaaataaaaacctATTCAAGCACAGAGCTACAACCAAATATAAAGTTTACCCATAAAGGCTAAGTTGTAACTTAATTACAAGTTGTCTCCTGGCTTAGAGGCTCTGCATGGTAGCTCCAGGCCACCGCCCAGCGAGTGGTGTGTCCCTGGTGGAATTCCGTGGTGCTGACACTTGTCACCTGCCGCTCCTTTAGGTAGTCCAGTATCCTTGGCACATTGGCCTTGACGCCCAGCATTGTGGTGAAGATTCTGCCGCAGCGAAGAAAACCAACGTTAATTCAATTTCAGAAGGTAATCAAGATTGACTCACCGAACGCGCAGCTTGTTCTCCAGACTTTCATCTATGATGCGTTGCACAAACTGCACCTCGCCACCTGCGCATGTGAGTTCCTCCTGGCTTCCAGTGCGGGCATTATTCGGTGCAGGTCGTCTTTCGGGATTCCTGGTATTACCGCCAAAGGGATTTGGCAAGTTGGAATCGAAGAACGGAGGATTACACAGGCAAAAGTGGTACTGCAGCTCTTGTCGGTCCTTCTCGAAATAGCTCTTGAATATGCTCATCTTATCTGGCTGGGCATAGACTTCTATAAGGCTCTCAAGCTGGTTTTTCTTCACATTTTCCCTGGCGTATTCGATGTTTTGGAGTTTTGATTCCAGGGCCAACATGTGCCAGCCATTTTTCTTGGCGCCCAGCAGGGAATAAATGCAGGAGGAACCGCAACCTGCAGGGAAATATCTAAGTAAATCTTTATAACTTATTTTGCCTTGGCTCACCTATATCTATTCCCCTTATGTCCTTTAACTTCAGCGGTTCCATTAGATCTTCCAgccataaaatataatttaagcGCAGGGCCAATGTGGGCACCAAACTTCCAGGTGCAAAATCCACATTTAAATCGTAGTATTCTTTTAGCAGCATTTTGGTCAGTTCTCGCAGGGTCTTTTCATTGCGAAAATTCACGAAGACTTTTCCATTAAGCTcctattttaataaaaattataatttaagttTTGTTGGTCCAAAAAATAAGTTTGCACACTCACCAATTCGCACTCTTGTCGAAAATCCTTGTATTTAATGGCCAATTTTGTATAGTCAGGCGGCTGGCGTAACACATTCCGCGGATGCATGCCAAATTTCTTGGCATTTCCTTTAGTTTTTACCatgtttttctaaaaataattacaattGTTTATGAAATGAAATGCCGCCGAAATTCGAACAGCTGTTTAGTGCGGCAGTCTGGCAACTCCTGTTATGCCCACAAGAGATGATACTTTTTCGATTACTTTAGGtagtttttggttttttccaCGTGTCTGTGACTGGTCATACAACCACTTGTTgacttaatttttgtaaacaaaaacaataaattcATGGCTTGGCCGGGTAAATTGTTAGTTACCTACGAAAACTTTACCGCCGACTTGCCAGCTCTAAGGATTGACCAGAAAACCGAAGGATGCTTCGGTTCCTGCAACTGCAAGTGCAAGTGCTGTCAAGGATTCAGGGAGAAATACGTGGCATTCAATGGGGAAAACGCACTTGCCTCGCAATTTTCCGAAGGAGACGATGTCCAGAAAATGATGCGTTTCCGGAGCTCAGACATGTTGCTTTTACTGCAGGCAGCACAATTACGTGATAATTTCTGGACCAATCAGTACTTCAAGGTGGATTTACAGGAGGATTATCAAGCTATTTTGAAGGTTTTTGAAGATAAAAACCGAAAAGTTTACTTGGAAACGGTGGCCACAATTATGGATACAGTAAGCACTGGCTATAGACGAGCAGTTAGCCAACTAGAAGGCCACGAAGCGCACGGAGCTCTACGCCCCAAGTTTGCCTCTTTTATCCTGCCAGGATTGCGTTGTGTTTGCTATAAATGTGAGCATCTTCCCTGGAAAAAGCTACAGGATGTGGAGGATCACCAAAGGACACATCGCTATACGGACAACTTTCACTGCCAGATTTGCTATAGGCGTTTCTACCTGCAACACTCATTAACCTCCCATATAAGCAGGCAAATGGGATCCTTCTCTGAAGAACTTTATGAAAATGAGAGATACAAGAGACTGCTGGAGAATCAAAAGTTAAAAGAACAAGCTGAATTGCAAATAGCACCTGTCAAACTTGAGGATATAGAGGTGCCAGTTCCTAGGAACCTGAAAATGTACTTTAAGGAGGACTCAAAACCCCCCATCCAGAAACGAAAGAAGTCTATTCACACCAACTGTCCACTTTGTTATGAAAAATACCGCTTTTCCTTTAGCCACCAGCTTCATATGGTTAGGCATAAAAAGGATCGCTCAGAACTAAATAAGCTTCATTTCTGCTCCTACTGCCACAGGTCCTTTCTCACCCTCAAGTTCCTAAAGAAACATCAAAAAAGAGTTCGAGTTTCCAGTAATCTGCTCTATCGTCCTTTCAAGTGTGGTACTTGCCCACAGAGGTTCCAATTGTGGTCTTCCCTTGAAAGACATCTAAACCAAATGCATAGAAAACAAAACACCTGTCTTATTTGCCAACTGCCAACTTTGGCTCGATGTTGCGCTGCTCATACTGCCATGGAATGCAGAGAAGCCATTAAAAAACACCGGATAAAACAAAGACTTTTGAAAGGTCCGCCAAGGGGAGGCTGCCAGAAAAAGCCAAAACCAATTTGCAAAGTGTGCGGCAGAGAGTTCGCAAATAATTTTTTCCTCAGAGAGCACTTGAACAAGAAGCATTTAAACAGGAGGAATTTTACGTGCGAAATCTGTGGAGCGAATTTCTACAGTCAGGGCACTATGCAAACCCATCGACAATCAGTGCATCTTTTGACTCAGACGATTAAATGCGAGGTGTGTGAGCTTATCATTAAATCTAAAAGGAATTACCTAAGGCACTTGAAATCTCAAAGTCACAAGGATAATTTGACTAAATTAGGAAGGGATAAGGACAAATGCAATGAAAGTTTGTCCAGCAATCCATCAACAACTAATCATATTAACATTGCAATAAAATCCACCGAGGATCAGCATCTTATGGGATCGAGTACAGAATATTCAGCATTAAACAACGATAGAACAGTCGCTTCCCAAGATGGTCAAGAGAAAAACTGGCAAACGCCTTGCAGATTTCAAAAGCCAGTAAAAGTTACTTTTTGTGAACCTTGTGGAAATTCAATTATAGGGAGTATGCAACGGCATTGTAGGTCGACTAAACATAGGCTAAACATGGTTGTATACAACAAGAAGAACAACTGCACTTTTtaacatttctttttaaaataacttATAAAAGGTCCCATTAGCAGATAATAAAAATCCGTCCAATGCTTGTTTAAtaagaaattatttttttaaatgtattgtAAAATTCGTACTTAATGTATAGTTTCTTAAAACATAATTGTAATTAAAATGTCTGGTCAGAAAAATACTCTTTAATATAAATTACATTGACAACTCATCACAGACCAACttagttttctaaaataaatatagatATAAACTAATAAATTATTCCGCAATCCTTTTTTTATTCTTGGTCCACCTCGTTTTTCATCGGCTTTTGTACAGATTTAACGAGTATATTAACATACTTTTAATATCTATTTTGTAACTTTTGACATGACTCTTCAtcgttttatttaaataatcgCGGCTGAATATAAAACCGTGTTAATATACTAAATCCGTAAACTAGTATTATTTGAATTTAGgttattttgttgtttatcgAACAACGGtcactttaaataattttcggaaaaacaaaacacattTTTACAAAAAACTGTGTTTTATTTGAATAATATTGATAATACTGACTAATAATGTCGGAAACTAGCTCCAAGGATAATGTCAAGACGGCAATGACATATATTTGCGGTGGTAAGTTGGTCTCGTAAAATACTTCAAgagaaaaatgatttttttcgGCACGCACATGGCTGCTAGGATACAATAATAGACGAATTTtggttttattaatttattctAATTACTACATATATACTTTTAGAATGTCATCACGAGAACGAGATGCGACCCAGGGATCCAATTCGTTGTCGCGAGTGCGGATATCGTATCATGTACAAGAAACGCACCAAGCGTCGTAAGTAATCCATTTTTGACCCCTAGAAGCCGCCAATGATTCTCAAACTGTACTGATGAAATCGTTCTTCTAATTTTCAGTTGTTGTCTTCGATGCCCGTTAAAATTTCTGAAAAGTAATGGATACCCGTctaaacaatatttttaaggAACTAGTTTGTAACTCCACAAGGCTTATGCGTCAATAAAAGTCCTTTTATAACTCAACAAGTGTTTataataaaaccaaaaagGAAATAGTTTCAAGAatctttatatttattaaatcctCTAAAAAGTCTTGCACTTGTAAATTTCGTTGTTTATGGTTATAGCAAACTTGCACTCATGATATCATATCATACTATATTTCTGAAAACAAAACACGGTGGAACCCTTTCCACATGTCAAATAAACAAGACAAAACAATCCCAAGCCAAAGTAAATTAAAAGACTTCtggtttatattttaaactaattttatattttattttgaatgttttggaaatatataattttaaactaaaaacACTCACATTACAGTTATTGTAATTAtaccttttattttttgcaagtTTCATtgcttaaataaaatttaaagtaattcggtttgttcttttttgtttcctttcttataaatgTCTTTTTTCGTCTCAAAAATTTTGTCTAAATGGCTTGTCATCCAAAAATTTACTTTACTTAAGAATTTTCTCTTCGTTTACGCTTTAGTTTAGTTTTGTGTAATAAATTTacgtttttttttagtttaccACATTTAGCAAAAACACACATTTTACACTAAAATTGTTTATACCTTTATTCATATATACCATATCTTTCCCCGACACTTTTCAGTCAAATATTTCTTGTTCAGTGTGGTAAAAAGTTGTATTCTAGCCATGTTCTTTGAGTATTTTGTAAGTTGTTCTTGTGTTTCCTTCCTGTTCTGCTCGCCGACTTTCTATTCCTTTTCTTTCTGATAAAATCATGAATACATCTACACGTACAGTAATATAGTTTTTgttcattttgttttgttaataTTTATAGACGTTtgtttttccatatttaaaacgATTTGCGTGagaatggtttttgtttttcgtgGGCATTGTGGGCGTGACTGCTGCTCCGAGGAGTAACTAAATCAACTAAAACTAAATTTATATTCACGTTAAAGCTTAAATGATAAGTAAGGCAAAGGGTTCGATGAGGTTCGCGTTTGCAGTTCATAAATTAATCCATAAACTAAGGTAACTAGACGACTAAATGCTAGGTGTAAAAAGATGGCAATCATTACTCGTAACTAAACTGAAGCTTTGTAAATGGCAAATTAAAGCTTTTACTTCACATTTCATTCAATcgaatacaaatacaaatggAGGAAATCAGGGGCTGGGACACATTTGATAAATGCTCATTCCAGTTAAATTACTAAATAGTTAAATATCCgtatttaaatgttaattgTGAGTGGGGTGTGTTTGTGAGATAGCTCACTTGTACAACTAAGATAATGAAATTCACTTGCAGTCGGCTGTAAAAGCGCTTTCGAGACCGTTCGCATGAAttgtgtttgtttgtttttaagtatttttttgtttgtttaagAGAAATCATATTTCAGGTACATCAcaacttaaaatttaaaaaattaaatgcaattttttaaatgattttcaATGTCAAATGCCTAATGCATTCCATATATGGCAAGCAAacattttctaattttaagCGAATAAAATAGAACCGAAACAACACGGCCACATTAACATTTTTCCGCCTGTCCCCGGCGAATCCTCTTCTGCAGAGCTGTCTGCAGCTTTTGTCTCCCAGTTGAGGAGGAGGATCCCTCCTGGCCATGTCGCCAGTACTTGTGTAGGGCCAGCGATCCCAGCGTGTGATAGTTGAAGCTGATGGAGCTGTTCTTTCGCGACTGGTTGCACTTGAGGCAACCCAAGCGCTGCCGCACCATGCGATTGAGGTACTTGTCCCTCAGTAGAGTGACCACCGCCTCGGGCGTCAGGCGGATCTTCTTGGGCTGCGCCTGCTTGCGCGAGCTAGACTTCTTGCTGAAGTCCAGCGGTGCAGCCAGATACTCCTGCTGGCTGGCCGCATCCGCCAGCAATGGCAACAGGGTGGCCAACTGGTTGAGGGATTTGCGGGAGGCATGCGAGGCGCTGTTACTGTGAGCCGGAGCCGCCTTCTTGGGACTTCGACGCGGTGTGCTGAGATCCAACTGGCGCTTGAGCAGAGATGTCACCGGCGGTGGTGGCTGGACTTTCGGTGCAATGGTCAGAGTAATATCCTCCTTGTTGCGCAGATACTCGATGTACTCCTCCGTTTCGCTGAGCAGACGACGCCGCTTGCTCGGCGAAAGGTTCTCAATGTCCAGTTCGGGGTGgcgttgctgctgctgaccCGTAGTCGTGGCCGTGGGCAaagctgctgctgcagcgGCCAGCATCAGAGGCGTCTCCGCCGCGTAGTACTTGTTGATGATGTCTTTGACGTAGTTCTGAAACTGGGTGCCAATGCGATTGAGATTCTGGTACTCCATTTGGGTGAGAAACGGTGTCTGGCCGTTGTTGCCGCTGCCGCCGGGCggcgatgttgctgctgcagctgcaacactcgctgctgctgctgctgctactgctCCTGGCGACTTGGTCTTGTTGTTCTCCTTGTCATCCTGGCGATGATGGTGAACGGCATTTCTGTGCGATGACTTGTCCTTGTAGTagttgttgttattgctgtTACTATTGTTGTTATTCAATTTGTACGCGGGAGACGATTTAATAAGCTGCaatcgctgctgctgctggctaTGATGTTGCTGATGtggctgatgctgctgctggttcTCTTGGTCCTCgtcgttgtcgttgtcgttCTCGACCTTGATCTTCCGTTTGCTGGCCAGCAGCTCGATGGCCGTCTGCTCGTAGTTGGCCGCCTCTAGAAATGCCGTTGCCATCATCGCCTTGGTGGGCACCATGTCCTTGCCGTCCATCTCCTCCAGCTTGACGGCATGACGCGACAGCTTCAGCGGCGATGTGGCGCTCATGTTGAACTCATCGCCGGAGAAGCTCGACGAGGAGGCGGACGATGGTGTATTCTCGTCATCCTCGCCGGTGGAATGTTGTCGCGCCCGCATGCCGAACTTCTGGCGCTGGGAACCGGAAACGGAGCCGGCGGAACCGCCGCCCATGCTGCTCAGGCTGTATAGCAGTGCAGCAGCCTCTCGTGTCGTCCATTGCGAAGGCAGTTTATTGTTAAACAGGAGTTGATGATTGGCTGGTATTTTCAACTCGTGCACGCCTCCCGCCTTATGAAAATCCTGAGCGACCGAAGCGGTGTTGCGACTAATGGCGTCCATTTTCAGCAGACTGTAAGGATAAGCAAAGGAAAACGGGTTAGATTGTAAAAGAATTGATTACGATATTGGTGATTAAACAAAGGACAAATCAGGTGGCAAATAAACAGCAATTGGAGGTGAAAATCAGGGCAAAAACCAAAGATAAATTAGGAAACGATTTAGAGTTTTTCGGGCaatatttacaaatttgaAAAACCATGTTGACAGGAAATACATAAATCGAAACTCTTGAGGAAAATGCAACAACATTAAACAACAAACAGTGCGATATGATAAAGATAAAGTAAGGAAAAGTGAAATAAGCGGagtaaaactttaaaattattggAACAAACACAACACAACGATAGGTTAATAGTTATGTTTTAACAATAAagtaattaaaatgtattaagAAACAAAGGAACGGGTGAAAGGAACAACACAAGCGATCTTTTGCGGATATCTTTTCAAAGAAGGAATATCAAAAATTGTGGTAAAATAGAAAAACCAACTTAAACAGCACAAAATGTATAATGATATATCATATACAAAGTTAACAAAAACGAAACCGAAAAGAAACCGAGTGAAAACCAACGAAAACGCAATGGATCTGGGGTATATTGGTTATGCAAATACCGCGCATAGTCCTCCGGATCGCTGCCCTCGGCCTCGAGGTACTGAAA
Protein-coding regions in this window:
- the LOC108010307 gene encoding U6 small nuclear RNA (adenine-(43)-N(6))-methyltransferase isoform X1; protein product: MVKTKGNAKKFGMHPRNVLRQPPDYTKLAIKYKDFRQECELELNGKVFVNFRNEKTLRELTKMLLKEYYDLNVDFAPGSLVPTLALRLNYILWLEDLMEPLKLKDIRGIDIGCGSSCIYSLLGAKKNGWHMLALESKLQNIEYARENVKKNQLESLIEVYAQPDKMSIFKSYFEKDRQELQYHFCLCNPPFFDSNLPNPFGGNTRNPERRPAPNNARTGSQEELTCAGGEVQFVQRIIDESLENKLRVRIFTTMLGVKANVPRILDYLKERQVTSVSTTEFHQGHTTRWAVAWSYHAEPLSQETTYFSCRQLHKRMNSDLPIRHHFVLSESFRPK
- the LOC108010306 gene encoding zinc finger and BTB domain-containing protein 41, yielding MAWPGKLLVTYENFTADLPALRIDQKTEGCFGSCNCKCKCCQGFREKYVAFNGENALASQFSEGDDVQKMMRFRSSDMLLLLQAAQLRDNFWTNQYFKVDLQEDYQAILKVFEDKNRKVYLETVATIMDTVSTGYRRAVSQLEGHEAHGALRPKFASFILPGLRCVCYKCEHLPWKKLQDVEDHQRTHRYTDNFHCQICYRRFYLQHSLTSHISRQMGSFSEELYENERYKRLLENQKLKEQAELQIAPVKLEDIEVPVPRNLKMYFKEDSKPPIQKRKKSIHTNCPLCYEKYRFSFSHQLHMVRHKKDRSELNKLHFCSYCHRSFLTLKFLKKHQKRVRVSSNLLYRPFKCGTCPQRFQLWSSLERHLNQMHRKQNTCLICQLPTLARCCAAHTAMECREAIKKHRIKQRLLKGPPRGGCQKKPKPICKVCGREFANNFFLREHLNKKHLNRRNFTCEICGANFYSQGTMQTHRQSVHLLTQTIKCEVCELIIKSKRNYLRHLKSQSHKDNLTKLGRDKDKCNESLSSNPSTTNHINIAIKSTEDQHLMGSSTEYSALNNDRTVASQDGQEKNWQTPCRFQKPVKVTFCEPCGNSIIGSMQRHCRSTKHRLNMVVYNKKNNCTF
- the Polr2K gene encoding DNA-directed RNA polymerases I, II, and III subunit RPABC4 encodes the protein MSETSSKDNVKTAMTYICGECHHENEMRPRDPIRCRECGYRIMYKKRTKRLVVFDAR
- the LOC108010307 gene encoding U6 small nuclear RNA (adenine-(43)-N(6))-methyltransferase isoform X2 yields the protein MVKTKGNAKKFGMHPRNVLRQPPDYTKLAIKYKDFRQECELELNGKVFVNFRNEKTLRELTKMLLKEYYDLNVDFAPGSLVPTLALRLNYILWLEDLMEPLKLKDIRGIDIGCGSSCIYSLLGAKKNGWHMLALESKLQNIEYARENVKKNQLESLIEVYAQPDKMSIFKSYFEKDRQELQYHFCLCNPPFFDSNLPNPFGGNTRNPERRPAPNNARTGSQEELTCAGGEVQFVQRIIDESLENKLRVRIFTTMLGVKANVPRILDYLKERQVTSVSTTEFHQGHTTRWAVAWSYHAEPLSQETTSAGSCTSE